A DNA window from Streptomyces sp. CA-278952 contains the following coding sequences:
- the rfbB gene encoding dTDP-glucose 4,6-dehydratase: MRIVVTGGAGFIGSNFVRKVVAGEYPAFADADVVVLDKLTYAGNLDNLAPVAGSPHMRFVQGDICDAGLVDEVLDGADLVVHLAAESHVDRSIEDPMEFVRTNVLGTATLLKAADAAGVAKFVHVSTDEVYGSIAEGSWDEECPLAPNSPYSASKAASDLLVRAYHRTHGLPVCITRCSNNYGPHQYPEKVIPLFVSRLADGLTVPLYGDGENVRDWLHVDDHCRGIALVAESGRPGEVYNIGGGTELSNRQLTSLILRSLGKDWSSVEQVEDRKGHDLRYSVDIGKISGELGYRPLVGFDEGIAETVKWYIANRS; encoded by the coding sequence ATGCGCATCGTAGTGACGGGAGGCGCGGGCTTCATCGGCTCGAATTTCGTCCGGAAGGTCGTCGCGGGCGAATATCCCGCCTTCGCGGACGCCGACGTGGTGGTGCTCGACAAACTCACCTACGCGGGGAATCTGGACAATCTCGCACCGGTCGCCGGCAGCCCGCACATGCGCTTCGTGCAGGGGGACATCTGCGACGCCGGTCTGGTGGACGAGGTGCTCGACGGCGCGGACCTGGTCGTCCACCTCGCGGCGGAGTCCCATGTGGACCGGTCCATCGAGGACCCCATGGAGTTCGTCCGCACCAATGTGCTGGGCACCGCGACCCTGCTCAAGGCTGCCGACGCCGCGGGGGTCGCCAAGTTCGTCCACGTCTCCACGGACGAGGTCTACGGGTCCATCGCCGAGGGGTCCTGGGACGAGGAGTGCCCGCTGGCCCCGAACTCGCCCTACTCGGCCTCCAAGGCCGCCTCCGACCTGCTGGTCCGCGCCTACCACCGGACCCACGGGCTGCCGGTGTGCATCACCCGGTGCTCCAACAACTACGGCCCCCACCAGTACCCGGAGAAGGTCATCCCGCTGTTCGTCTCCCGCCTCGCGGACGGCCTCACGGTGCCGCTGTACGGGGACGGGGAGAACGTCAGGGACTGGCTGCACGTCGACGACCACTGCCGGGGCATCGCCCTGGTCGCCGAGTCCGGACGGCCCGGTGAGGTCTACAACATCGGCGGCGGCACGGAGCTGAGCAACCGGCAGCTCACCTCGCTCATCCTCCGGAGCCTCGGCAAGGACTGGTCGAGCGTCGAGCAGGTCGAGGACCGGAAAGGCCACGATCTCCGGTACTCCGTCGACATCGGGAAGATTTCCGGTGAACTCGGCTACCGGCCCCTCGTGGGCTTCGACGAGGGAATCGCCGAGACCGTCAAGTGGTATATCGCCAACCGCTCATAG
- a CDS encoding helix-turn-helix transcriptional regulator, translating to MKMLRRTLASTEGFEAQVGALRGQFTRSLAGETRVTLLEGAAGCGKSTALELLKEYAKESGAVVLWAHGALLDHPEPLDALRQFLDCPTLPGNTADRMRRALFHGTLLSTSRTGATAFRSPTPPPEPLRGARDFCAALLELVMSGPVLICIDDLQSIDSASLQYLLYAAAKLDSARLMIAFSRDLTCEPKDPTFDTRIMRLPNSSRLRMELLSVRDTARLLNSHAAAPWQIGSVRQWHELTGGNPLLLHALMDDSRAATKPMKEEQPVDVVIGDIFLQAVIDCIRRSGPTAALLAEGMATLGTASGTDRLAELLAMPEDRVTRGMRILREVGVARDAQLSHPRIRAAVLEHMGRETRQKRHRRAAALLHRSGAQSMLIARQLLDAGSADEWWAVPVLQSAAEQALAQDNARLAAAFLDLAYEACEEPGTRASNRLLASAVMWRLNPAASERMLEEPLAALHAGALPSSRIEGLVELLVSHGRLSEARDALRRRGPGDREGTLSPQYGSSLWLREPGETHEPTEAEPAALLPHIGLGFAPPAADDPGEARIDAAVHPLETYPLTDSTFDTIVNSLNLLIYADRLNLAEQRCDALMDEAERRRSPGWHAMFASKRAEIALRQGNLTDAEQYATLAQNAVPGWDGGVFTGGPLAFQIMAYTAMGRHEAAAQRLSRPVPEALFRSAYGLAYRRARGRHYLAVNRPNAALGEFLLAGQLAQRWGVDWPAPLPWRLDAAEAWLQLGERDRVEGLIEAQLRVGSPTTSRTRGTALLLRAACANPKSKDVLLHLTQAVREFQQCGDRLETARAQVSLAHAHRRQGHTDRARGLLASAARVARKCGADGLYVGIARALRDDREVNRDPVPDGAVVQLLSLQEARPSGFTVKLSRSESRVAALAVDGYSNREIAATLYITVSTVEQHLTKIYRKLGIRSRQELPTGLRSTVTEIA from the coding sequence ATGAAAATGCTTAGACGCACACTCGCAAGCACGGAAGGGTTCGAAGCTCAGGTAGGTGCCCTTCGCGGCCAATTTACCCGCAGCCTCGCCGGCGAAACACGGGTGACCCTTCTCGAAGGTGCTGCGGGGTGTGGAAAGTCGACAGCCCTGGAACTCTTGAAAGAGTACGCAAAAGAGTCGGGAGCGGTGGTTCTCTGGGCACACGGAGCGCTTCTCGACCATCCCGAACCACTCGATGCGCTACGCCAGTTCCTCGATTGTCCGACCCTGCCGGGAAATACGGCCGACCGAATGCGGCGGGCTCTTTTCCACGGCACTCTGCTGAGCACGTCACGGACCGGCGCGACCGCCTTCCGGTCGCCCACACCCCCTCCCGAACCCCTGCGCGGCGCACGCGACTTCTGCGCCGCGCTCCTCGAACTGGTCATGAGCGGGCCGGTTCTGATCTGCATCGACGACCTCCAGTCCATCGACTCGGCCTCGCTCCAGTACCTCCTCTACGCCGCCGCGAAGCTGGACTCGGCCCGGCTCATGATCGCGTTCTCACGCGACCTGACCTGTGAGCCGAAGGACCCCACCTTCGACACGCGCATCATGCGTCTCCCGAATTCCTCGCGCCTGCGAATGGAGCTCCTCTCCGTTCGGGACACTGCGAGACTGCTCAATTCGCATGCGGCCGCGCCCTGGCAGATCGGCTCCGTCCGGCAGTGGCACGAACTCACCGGCGGGAATCCCCTGCTCCTGCACGCGCTCATGGACGATTCGCGGGCTGCCACGAAACCCATGAAGGAGGAGCAGCCGGTGGACGTCGTCATCGGCGACATCTTCCTCCAGGCCGTCATCGACTGCATCCGGCGCAGCGGCCCCACCGCGGCCCTGCTCGCCGAGGGCATGGCCACACTGGGCACCGCCTCCGGCACGGACCGGCTCGCCGAGCTCCTGGCCATGCCGGAGGACCGGGTGACACGTGGCATGCGCATCCTGCGCGAGGTCGGCGTCGCCCGTGACGCGCAGCTCAGCCACCCGAGGATCAGGGCCGCCGTGCTGGAGCACATGGGCCGTGAGACACGGCAGAAGCGGCACCGCAGGGCGGCCGCGCTGCTGCACCGCAGCGGCGCCCAGTCGATGCTCATCGCCCGGCAGCTCCTCGACGCCGGCAGCGCCGACGAGTGGTGGGCCGTCCCGGTCCTCCAGAGCGCGGCGGAACAGGCCCTCGCCCAGGACAACGCCCGCCTGGCCGCCGCCTTCCTCGACCTCGCCTACGAGGCGTGCGAGGAGCCGGGGACCCGCGCGAGCAACCGGCTGCTCGCCTCGGCCGTGATGTGGCGGCTCAACCCGGCGGCCTCCGAACGCATGCTGGAGGAGCCCCTGGCGGCCCTGCACGCGGGGGCGCTGCCCTCCTCGCGGATCGAAGGGCTCGTGGAACTGCTCGTCTCGCACGGCAGGCTGAGCGAGGCCCGCGACGCGCTGCGCCGCCGTGGCCCCGGTGACCGCGAGGGCACGCTGTCCCCGCAGTACGGCAGCAGCCTGTGGCTGCGCGAACCGGGCGAGACGCACGAGCCGACGGAAGCCGAACCGGCGGCGCTGCTCCCCCACATCGGCCTCGGCTTCGCGCCGCCCGCGGCGGACGACCCCGGCGAGGCGCGGATCGACGCGGCGGTCCACCCCCTGGAGACCTACCCGCTCACCGACAGCACCTTCGACACCATCGTCAATTCGCTGAACCTCCTCATCTACGCGGATCGACTGAATCTGGCCGAGCAGCGGTGCGACGCCCTGATGGACGAGGCGGAGCGCCGCCGGTCCCCCGGCTGGCACGCCATGTTCGCCTCCAAGCGCGCCGAGATCGCGCTGCGCCAGGGCAATCTGACCGACGCCGAGCAGTACGCCACCCTCGCGCAGAACGCGGTGCCCGGCTGGGACGGCGGTGTCTTCACCGGGGGGCCGCTGGCCTTCCAGATCATGGCGTACACGGCCATGGGACGGCACGAGGCGGCGGCCCAGCGGCTGAGCCGACCGGTGCCCGAGGCCCTCTTCCGCAGCGCCTACGGGCTGGCCTACCGGCGTGCCCGCGGACGCCACTACCTGGCGGTCAACCGTCCCAACGCCGCACTCGGCGAGTTCCTGCTCGCCGGGCAGCTCGCCCAGCGGTGGGGGGTCGACTGGCCGGCGCCCCTGCCGTGGCGGCTCGATGCCGCCGAGGCATGGCTGCAACTGGGCGAGCGGGACCGCGTGGAGGGCCTGATCGAAGCGCAGCTGCGGGTGGGCTCCCCGACGACCTCGCGCACCCGCGGCACCGCGCTCCTGCTGCGTGCCGCCTGCGCCAACCCCAAGAGCAAGGACGTGCTCCTCCATCTCACCCAGGCGGTACGGGAGTTCCAGCAGTGCGGCGACCGGCTGGAGACGGCCCGGGCGCAGGTGAGTCTGGCCCATGCCCATCGCCGGCAGGGACACACCGACCGTGCGCGGGGGCTGCTCGCGAGCGCCGCGCGCGTCGCCAGGAAGTGCGGTGCCGACGGGCTCTACGTCGGCATCGCGCGTGCGCTGCGCGACGACCGTGAGGTGAACCGCGATCCGGTCCCGGACGGGGCGGTGGTCCAGCTGTTGAGCCTGCAGGAGGCGCGGCCCAGCGGGTTCACGGTGAAGCTGAGCCGCTCGGAGTCCCGGGTCGCGGCGCTCGCCGTGGACGGATACAGCAACCGGGAGATAGCGGCCACGCTCTACATCACCGTGAGCACGGTCGAGCAGCATCTGACGAAGATCTACCGCAAGCTCGGCATCAGAAGCCGTCAGGAACTCCCGACGGGGCTGCGGTCGACCGTCACCGAAATCGCCTAG
- a CDS encoding 3-hydroxyacyl-CoA dehydrogenase family protein — protein sequence MARHLSTVAVIGLGTTGSAIAGQLVGSGRRVIAVDTDPAAIDGARRRIGERGPGGIEFTGRLADAAEAELVVEAVPERAAVKRAVLGEAVALCGPDTVFVTTSGGLPVTELAFEAGCPDRLVGLHLFLPDGEAKELTVELVPTPLTVDTVFDDVRELVRGLGWHPVATADRAGLIGSALTLAYLNDAVAMHEQRYATRDSIDTAMSLGCGLRSGPLAQLDATGLDTALDTLEALHARTGDRRFLPRPSLRQMVSAGLLGRKAGRGFYSWTDGSPSPDADGAAPRQGQAREVRSIGVVGSGTMAAGIAEVCARSGHPTVLVARSDERAGSARAAVDRSLSRGVQRGKLTADARGAAMDRLTCASDPQALAGCDLVVEAVAEDIDVKRRIFGELDRVCRPGAVLTTSTSSLPVVECARATGRPEDVAGMHFFNPAPVMKLIEVSHTVLTSPDVTATVHATARNLGKRTVGCRDRIGFIVNALLFPYLNHAVTLLQECRGTTADIDMIMSNGNVFPMGPFQLLDVVGLDVSLAIQRSLYGTFGEPWLEPAPRLEQLVAAGYTGRKSGKGFRTPARSTL from the coding sequence ATGGCTCGGCACCTCTCCACCGTCGCGGTGATCGGACTCGGAACCACGGGATCGGCGATTGCGGGGCAGTTGGTCGGCAGCGGACGGCGCGTCATCGCGGTCGACACCGATCCGGCGGCCATCGACGGGGCGAGAAGACGGATCGGTGAAAGAGGCCCGGGCGGCATCGAGTTCACCGGCAGGCTCGCGGACGCCGCCGAGGCGGAGCTGGTCGTCGAGGCGGTCCCCGAGCGTGCCGCGGTGAAGCGTGCGGTGCTCGGCGAGGCGGTAGCGCTCTGCGGTCCGGACACGGTGTTCGTCACCACGTCCGGCGGACTCCCGGTCACCGAGCTGGCGTTCGAGGCCGGATGCCCCGACCGTCTCGTCGGGCTGCACCTGTTCCTCCCGGACGGGGAGGCCAAGGAGCTCACGGTGGAGCTCGTACCCACCCCGCTGACCGTGGACACGGTCTTCGACGACGTGCGAGAACTGGTCCGCGGCCTGGGGTGGCACCCGGTGGCGACGGCAGACCGAGCGGGACTCATCGGCAGCGCCCTGACGCTGGCGTACCTCAACGACGCGGTCGCGATGCACGAGCAGCGCTACGCGACGCGCGACAGCATCGACACGGCGATGTCGCTCGGCTGCGGCCTGCGCAGCGGGCCACTCGCCCAGCTCGACGCGACCGGGCTGGACACGGCCCTCGACACCCTGGAGGCGCTGCACGCCCGCACCGGCGACCGGCGCTTCCTGCCGCGGCCGAGTCTGCGCCAGATGGTGTCGGCCGGGCTGCTCGGCCGCAAGGCCGGCCGTGGCTTCTACTCCTGGACGGACGGCTCGCCGTCGCCCGACGCCGACGGTGCGGCGCCCCGGCAGGGGCAGGCGCGGGAGGTGCGGAGCATCGGCGTGGTCGGCTCCGGGACGATGGCCGCCGGGATAGCGGAGGTCTGCGCACGCTCCGGCCACCCGACGGTCCTCGTCGCGCGGAGCGACGAGCGGGCCGGGTCCGCGCGTGCGGCCGTCGACCGGTCGCTGAGTCGCGGGGTGCAGCGCGGCAAGCTCACCGCCGATGCCCGTGGCGCGGCGATGGACAGGCTGACCTGCGCGTCCGATCCGCAGGCGCTCGCCGGCTGCGACCTCGTCGTCGAGGCGGTCGCGGAGGACATCGACGTCAAGCGGAGGATCTTCGGCGAACTCGACCGGGTGTGCCGGCCGGGTGCGGTGCTGACGACCTCCACGTCCAGCCTGCCCGTCGTCGAGTGCGCGCGGGCGACCGGCCGGCCGGAGGACGTGGCCGGCATGCACTTCTTCAACCCGGCGCCCGTGATGAAGCTGATCGAGGTCTCGCACACGGTGCTGACCTCGCCGGACGTGACCGCCACGGTCCATGCGACGGCCAGGAACCTGGGCAAGAGGACGGTCGGCTGCCGGGACCGGATCGGCTTCATCGTCAACGCCCTGCTCTTCCCCTACCTCAACCACGCCGTGACGCTGCTCCAGGAGTGCCGGGGCACGACCGCCGACATCGACATGATCATGTCGAACGGCAACGTCTTCCCCATGGGTCCGTTTCAACTGCTGGACGTCGTCGGTCTCGACGTCTCGCTCGCCATCCAGCGCTCCCTGTACGGCACGTTCGGCGAGCCCTGGCTGGAGCCGGCGCCACGGCTGGAGCAGTTGGTCGCCGCCGGATACACCGGACGAAAGAGCGGAAAGGGATTTCGCACCCCCGCCCGCAGCACCCTGTGA